In Equus quagga isolate Etosha38 unplaced genomic scaffold, UCLA_HA_Equagga_1.0 111374_RagTag, whole genome shotgun sequence, a single window of DNA contains:
- the LOC124232751 gene encoding cationic amino acid transporter 4-like → MVCAMAADGLLFQVFAHVHPRTQVPVVGIMVLGVLMAFLALLLDFKALVHFLSIGTLLECTVLPTSIIIIRFRKAPSGSQDPDSPEGTEQASPEPGQLRSALRPYLRFLGGCRPGAAVAWALGVLVGSAITLDCVLVFGDSALNLPPWGYTLLLLLSSATFLLSLLVLGAHQQQRRQDTFQVPMVPLIPAVSILLNVFLMLHLSYLTWLGLSICLLLGLAVYFGYGIWHSKENQRKRPGLAVPLGSLEEMVPALQPPSQTPAQEPSHTEQPSSP, encoded by the exons ATGGTCTGTGCCATGGCTGCCGACGGGCTCTTATTCCAGGTGTTTGCCCACGTGCACCCCCGGACCCAGGTGCCTGTGGTGGGCATCATGGTGCTTGGGGTCCTCATGGCTTTCCTGGCACTGCTGCTGGACTTCAAGGCACTGGTACACTTCCTCTCCATTGGGACGCTGCTGGAATGTACTGTTTTGCCCACCAGCATTATCATTATACGCTTCCGAAAGGCCCCATCCGGTTCTCAGGACCCAGACAGCCctgagggcacagagcaggcttCACCTGAGCCCGGGCAGCTGCGATCAGCCCTGAGGCCCTACCTCCGCTTCCTGGGTGGGTGCAGACCCGGAGCCGCTGTGGCTTGGGCCCTCGGTGTCCTGGTGGGCTCGGCCATCACCCTGGACTGTGTGCTGGTCTTTGGGGACTCGGCCCTGAACCTCCCGCCCTGGGGCtacaccctgctgctcctgctcagctccgccacgtttctgctcagtctcctcgtcCTGGGGGCCCACCAGCAGCAGCGCCGGCAGGACACCTTTCAG GTTCCCATGGTGCCCCTGATTCCCGCCGTGAGCATCCTCCTCAACGTCTTCCTCATGCTGCACCTGAGCTACCTGACCTGGCTGGGCTTGTCCATCTGTCTGCTTCTCG GACTCGCAGTGTATTTTGGCTACGGCATCTGGCACAGCAAGGAGAACCAGCGGAAACGGCCAGGGTTGGCTGTCCCACTCGGCAGCCTGGAGGAGATGgtgccagccctgcagccccctaGCCAGACGCCAGCGCAGGAGCCCAGCCACACAGAGCAGCCCTCTAGTCCATGA